From the Metamycoplasma hominis ATCC 23114 genome, one window contains:
- a CDS encoding ABC transporter permease subunit yields MNNISFPKSFYFEKIKYDNLTLRGPKKIIWRILGLVFVLVLIALSIYFIDFSFAPNGRRVFSQNIIDFFRPHLISKLIPGQNLFLLSIKYLWESIKVAFLGTIIGTCLALFTAFFSNYKMNKYWIAIPIKFIIIVLRLLPELFFIYLFQISADKTLAINLIFSWFTWLWLHEYFSQVIENANFEIFYWLTKIKQNRFTAFFKEIWPQISPKILNYIFYAFESNIRWSTILSKLGFLGIGILIYPNSINVNYFHELLIPLLILATFLIFIEFCNFIISNLLFYSRTQKVNIKKYAKNSTIKKIIIFIAIAIGLTITIFACLSLRGEKFYSTQGNYYFKELFNGEWKNVFLGWKTNSNFGLLYMLLQLGALVLLSILLTYFISYFKLLLLSRQLFKRSYWIEKIWNTILRSIPVISLFLLISNLFNKLEAAFVIAFAIHSSSTISRMLESSIKKISTNKINELKIKGYSKFYIFRNFIMPTIKLDLITFMTFEIEKITRNFITYGLFSASLLGSETNLGRYKEISDIAPYLWIEFIIIGLINLGNYLYRLRLNKGSIKK; encoded by the coding sequence ATGAATAATATTTCTTTTCCAAAATCTTTCTATTTTGAAAAAATAAAATACGATAATTTAACGTTAAGGGGACCAAAAAAAATTATTTGAAGAATTTTAGGTCTCGTTTTTGTTTTAGTCTTAATTGCTTTGTCAATTTATTTTATTGACTTCTCGTTTGCACCAAACGGAAGAAGGGTTTTTAGTCAAAATATAATTGACTTTTTTAGACCACATTTGATTAGCAAATTAATTCCTGGTCAAAATTTGTTTCTATTATCAATTAAATATTTATGGGAAAGCATTAAGGTTGCTTTTTTAGGAACGATTATTGGGACATGTTTAGCATTATTTACAGCTTTTTTTTCTAACTACAAAATGAATAAATATTGAATAGCAATTCCTATAAAATTCATAATAATAGTTTTAAGATTACTACCAGAATTATTCTTTATTTATTTATTTCAAATTTCAGCAGATAAAACGTTGGCTATAAATTTGATTTTCTCTTGATTTACTTGGCTTTGATTACACGAATATTTTTCTCAAGTAATTGAAAATGCAAATTTTGAGATATTCTATTGACTAACAAAAATAAAACAAAATAGATTCACTGCATTTTTTAAAGAAATTTGACCTCAAATATCTCCAAAAATTCTTAATTATATATTTTATGCTTTTGAATCAAACATTCGTTGATCTACAATTCTTTCAAAACTTGGTTTTTTAGGAATTGGAATATTGATCTATCCAAATTCAATCAATGTTAATTATTTTCATGAACTTCTAATCCCACTGCTAATATTAGCAACATTTTTAATTTTTATTGAATTTTGTAACTTTATAATATCAAATTTGTTGTTTTATTCAAGGACTCAAAAAGTAAATATAAAAAAATATGCCAAAAATTCTACTATTAAAAAAATAATAATTTTTATAGCAATTGCAATAGGCTTAACAATAACTATCTTTGCATGTTTATCATTAAGAGGAGAAAAATTTTATTCAACCCAAGGAAATTACTATTTCAAAGAGTTATTTAATGGTGAATGAAAAAATGTTTTTCTTGGATGAAAAACAAACAGTAATTTTGGACTTCTATATATGCTTTTGCAACTTGGGGCATTGGTGCTTTTAAGCATTTTACTAACATATTTTATATCGTATTTTAAATTGCTATTGCTTTCAAGACAATTATTCAAACGCTCATATTGAATTGAAAAAATTTGAAACACTATTTTAAGATCAATTCCTGTAATTTCATTATTTTTATTAATCTCTAATTTGTTTAATAAATTAGAAGCTGCTTTTGTTATAGCATTTGCAATTCATAGTTCTTCTACTATTTCTAGAATGTTGGAGAGCTCCATTAAAAAAATCTCGACAAACAAGATAAATGAACTAAAAATCAAAGGATATTCAAAATTTTATATCTTTAGAAATTTCATAATGCCAACAATTAAGCTAGATTTAATTACATTTATGACTTTTGAAATTGAAAAAATAACTAGAAACTTTATTACATACGGTTTATTTTCTGCTTCATTGCTAGGATCTGAAACTAATCTAGGAAGATATAAAGAAATCTCCGATATTGCACCATATTTATGAATTGAATTTATCATTATTGGATTAATTAATCTAGGTAATTATTTATATAGATTAAGATTAAATAAAGGCAGTATTAAAAAATAA
- a CDS encoding S1 RNA-binding domain-containing protein yields MNYEIGDIFKAKIIKVWKNNIILQTKEGCKCFLSINEVSDYYISDLKLMFKINDIKEVQVIEIMPNNDLVVSFKRIHPKELRNPFEFKLDSQDAEFDGLLEFTNKGINYGK; encoded by the coding sequence ATGAATTATGAAATAGGAGATATTTTTAAAGCCAAAATAATAAAGGTTTGAAAGAATAATATTATTTTACAAACAAAAGAAGGATGTAAATGCTTTTTGAGTATAAATGAAGTTAGTGATTATTACATTAGTGATTTAAAATTAATGTTTAAAATCAATGATATTAAGGAAGTTCAAGTAATTGAAATAATGCCAAATAATGATTTAGTAGTTTCATTTAAAAGAATTCACCCCAAGGAATTAAGAAACCCTTTTGAATTTAAACTAGATAGTCAAGATGCAGAATTTGATGGATTATTAGAATTTACTAACAAAGGAATTAATTATGGAAAATAA
- the cypl gene encoding ABC transporter thiamine pyrophosphate-binding lipoprotein p37/Cypl translates to MKNSFYKCLNIATLTVSLLSTSPILTISCDVKKDVDLLHFKMTVNKPWNGSKNDEYFNQLIKDIKQNNKNLKFDFNVSYILDNVDIASAIKAKKANMAFITSTLLKNSLLKNDVIPLLQTKTRAFYFDKLDEQYADGSDNDPLRKIAKIANDLFNKKPYKSWTDNEYQWNGKIYEKFYDKEGVNVNYQRGSIMIFGTDSEIKSIKEAWENKDWNTFRNFGIVIGKKSSGTKYIAQEDLFKKHFNLANNKFSSFANDQINNANKYITEKPRYIGKGALSKYHIVFDEFASFAYTHNWNKSKSINYNFYCPDGNKKIELLTVTDPIKFNVLVVDKSIPKSAYLAFANSIINLAKEKKDTYGPNVGFNEYELINESDYSKYF, encoded by the coding sequence ATGAAAAATAGTTTTTATAAATGCTTAAACATTGCAACATTGACAGTTTCCTTACTTTCAACTAGTCCTATTTTGACGATTAGCTGTGATGTAAAGAAAGATGTTGATTTATTGCATTTTAAAATGACTGTTAATAAGCCTTGAAATGGTTCAAAAAATGATGAATACTTTAATCAACTAATTAAAGATATTAAACAAAATAATAAGAATTTAAAATTTGATTTTAACGTTTCATATATTTTAGACAATGTCGATATTGCCTCTGCTATTAAAGCTAAAAAAGCAAATATGGCTTTTATAACGTCAACTTTATTAAAAAATTCATTGCTAAAAAATGATGTTATTCCTTTACTTCAAACAAAAACAAGGGCTTTTTATTTTGACAAATTAGATGAACAATATGCTGATGGTTCTGACAATGATCCGCTAAGAAAAATAGCAAAAATAGCAAACGATTTATTTAACAAAAAGCCTTATAAATCATGAACAGATAACGAATATCAATGAAATGGAAAAATTTATGAAAAATTTTATGATAAAGAAGGCGTTAATGTAAATTATCAACGCGGGTCAATCATGATTTTTGGAACTGATTCAGAAATTAAATCAATTAAAGAAGCATGAGAAAATAAAGACTGAAATACATTTAGAAATTTTGGAATTGTAATTGGAAAAAAATCAAGTGGGACAAAATACATAGCACAAGAGGATTTATTTAAAAAACATTTCAATTTAGCAAATAATAAATTTTCTTCTTTTGCAAATGATCAAATAAATAATGCTAATAAATACATTACTGAAAAACCCAGATACATCGGCAAGGGTGCACTGTCAAAATACCACATTGTTTTTGATGAATTTGCTTCTTTTGCATATACGCACAATTGAAATAAATCAAAAAGCATAAACTATAATTTTTATTGCCCTGATGGAAATAAAAAGATTGAATTATTAACAGTAACTGATCCAATAAAATTTAATGTCTTAGTTGTTGATAAATCAATACCAAAATCTGCTTATCTTGCTTTTGCAAATTCAATAATTAATTTAGCAAAAGAAAAAAAAGATACATACGGACCAAATGTTGGTTTCAATGAATATGAACTAATTAATGAATCTGACTATTCAAAATATTTTTAA
- a CDS encoding DUF885 family protein produces the protein MKKQTRILISLGSIFGVAALMPMAASCTHTNNDELNKKIESLEKQLNEAKANSQKDQAQINDLMKQLQETKNNSKTIEEKEKLVKKLQEDLNKIQQERTAKYQAELNAANKAIVEIPKKYEELNEKNDDLKDQLSSLETKLLSSESKFKNSGKKIESYLKKSTEIENNIKESKTKLVELRKALDDLNKNLETLEKQNSDGTKNNEISSKKEEIKAKNLEIKQEEEKFEGLQTELKTQKDKIIEETNKKSKLEIEVANLTTKKENISKEIEANQKELDALDKEYDDIVKKSDELSNLLSKENDNSPASQEAAARHILDLKGDLESELKKEKLNGISAPTAEQSKKISEIYGKYIEKISKINDASLTSDSLAWKYAIKYDWEIAKGHHDNQLRLLNPTFSWGNASVYPLNAFNNQLGRGWGSLPQLLENFKEAVQHKVVMSKVFSKMVINAFVGSLFQTQLTNFVNDKSKNEISVVELINSSTLPTAKKELLKYYATTYYNAATHGLGEDIKELKLYKENKVNEKELSIDAKNASGEIVKLYGLGLTEKDLNQRNVGLGFAEGDATVNGQSMYRQILKMATTSDLTDDQVNNIGYETTKKSAENSKKIANQAADLIVGKGKKWEAKIKYDADGIGPEEIKEETVVIRDEKGNIDIPSFTKWLNDEEFFFGREGSAYWTDTVKSGLKTNPDLKKYVDELTKFNYNQLLSEKNKATKHGSITNEEFYYGGLSAFKAYDQFKKTTQNYGRKFFANPVPDYDIQTYAFSRREFSGVGAYDSSIKKFMFNVDPYFSLPKWSVTSFANHESMMGHHNQLMYAQKYLSSVGEFGKYKLGNVFHYTSYVEGWALFMEWFGIEAGFYGTPDYDNKDGDLYAMPVDFSTAHGITNFFTAKTEAEVTDKMIEQIKDLHNGVYWNKVAQVNKYEKQDKKHAMDAVKLANLLQYQGALNEAQLRNMRLALDTAYHGKGVKGHEDLPAGASINQVREFMKKNSSLGIGDITSESRRYLSYVGQATSYNSGKAVMMDLYTKVQKKLGLTRREFVEKDDHKYVKEFFDALLRNSALPMDALIKSVSAKYGLTVEKK, from the coding sequence ATGAAAAAACAAACTAGAATTCTAATTTCATTAGGTTCAATTTTTGGCGTAGCAGCCTTAATGCCTATGGCAGCATCATGTACACATACAAATAATGATGAATTAAACAAAAAAATTGAATCTTTAGAAAAGCAATTAAATGAAGCAAAAGCAAATTCTCAAAAAGATCAAGCACAAATTAATGATCTTATGAAGCAATTGCAAGAAACAAAAAATAATTCAAAAACAATTGAAGAAAAAGAAAAATTAGTTAAAAAATTGCAAGAAGATTTAAATAAAATCCAACAAGAAAGAACAGCTAAATATCAAGCAGAATTAAATGCTGCAAACAAAGCTATTGTTGAAATTCCTAAGAAATATGAAGAATTAAATGAAAAAAATGATGATCTTAAAGATCAATTAAGTAGCTTAGAGACCAAGCTATTGTCTTCTGAAAGCAAATTTAAAAATTCAGGGAAAAAAATAGAAAGTTATTTGAAAAAATCAACAGAAATAGAAAATAACATTAAAGAATCTAAAACTAAATTAGTTGAATTAAGAAAAGCCTTGGATGATTTAAATAAAAACCTAGAAACATTAGAAAAACAAAATTCTGATGGCACAAAAAATAATGAAATATCATCAAAAAAGGAAGAAATTAAAGCTAAGAATTTAGAAATTAAACAAGAAGAAGAAAAGTTTGAAGGTCTTCAAACAGAATTAAAAACTCAAAAAGATAAAATCATTGAAGAAACTAATAAAAAGTCAAAACTTGAAATTGAAGTTGCAAATTTGACAACAAAAAAAGAAAATATTTCTAAAGAAATTGAAGCTAATCAAAAAGAATTAGATGCACTAGACAAAGAATATGACGATATTGTTAAAAAGAGCGATGAATTAAGCAATTTACTTTCAAAAGAAAATGATAATTCACCAGCCAGCCAAGAAGCAGCCGCAAGACATATTTTAGATTTAAAAGGTGATCTTGAATCTGAATTAAAGAAAGAAAAATTAAATGGAATAAGTGCACCTACTGCTGAACAATCAAAGAAAATTTCTGAAATTTATGGTAAATATATTGAAAAAATTTCAAAAATAAATGATGCCTCATTAACGAGCGATTCTTTAGCATGAAAATATGCTATAAAATACGATTGAGAAATTGCTAAAGGACACCATGACAATCAACTAAGATTGTTAAACCCTACATTTTCTTGAGGAAATGCATCTGTATATCCATTGAATGCATTTAATAATCAACTAGGAAGAGGATGAGGCAGTTTACCTCAATTATTAGAAAACTTCAAAGAAGCAGTGCAACATAAAGTTGTTATGTCGAAAGTTTTCTCAAAAATGGTAATTAATGCTTTTGTAGGAAGTTTATTTCAAACACAACTAACTAATTTTGTAAATGATAAGTCTAAAAACGAAATTTCAGTTGTAGAATTAATTAATTCTTCTACCTTGCCAACAGCCAAAAAAGAATTATTAAAATATTATGCAACTACATATTACAATGCTGCAACTCATGGATTGGGTGAAGACATTAAAGAATTAAAACTTTATAAAGAAAATAAAGTTAATGAAAAAGAATTGTCTATTGATGCAAAAAATGCTAGTGGGGAAATTGTTAAATTATATGGTTTAGGATTAACTGAAAAAGACCTAAATCAAAGAAATGTTGGTTTGGGTTTTGCTGAAGGAGATGCTACCGTAAATGGTCAATCAATGTATCGTCAAATTCTAAAGATGGCTACAACTTCTGATTTAACAGATGATCAAGTAAATAATATTGGTTATGAAACAACAAAGAAATCTGCTGAAAACTCAAAGAAAATTGCTAACCAAGCAGCTGATTTAATTGTTGGAAAAGGCAAAAAATGAGAAGCCAAAATTAAATATGATGCTGATGGTATTGGACCAGAAGAAATAAAAGAAGAAACTGTTGTAATTCGTGATGAAAAAGGAAACATTGATATTCCTTCATTTACTAAATGATTAAATGACGAAGAATTCTTCTTTGGACGTGAAGGTAGTGCCTACTGAACAGATACTGTAAAAAGTGGTCTTAAAACAAATCCTGATTTGAAGAAATATGTTGATGAATTAACAAAATTCAATTATAATCAATTACTAAGTGAAAAAAATAAAGCTACAAAACATGGTTCGATAACAAACGAAGAATTCTATTATGGTGGATTGTCAGCATTTAAAGCATATGATCAATTTAAGAAGACTACTCAAAATTATGGACGTAAATTCTTTGCAAATCCCGTTCCTGATTATGATATTCAAACATATGCCTTTTCTAGAAGAGAATTTTCAGGTGTTGGAGCTTACGACTCAAGCATTAAAAAATTCATGTTTAATGTTGACCCATACTTCTCATTACCAAAATGATCAGTTACTTCATTTGCAAACCATGAATCAATGATGGGACACCACAACCAATTAATGTATGCTCAAAAGTATCTATCATCAGTTGGAGAATTTGGTAAATATAAATTAGGAAATGTATTCCACTACACTTCATACGTTGAAGGTTGAGCTCTATTTATGGAATGATTTGGAATTGAAGCTGGATTCTATGGCACACCAGATTATGACAATAAAGATGGCGATTTATATGCAATGCCAGTTGACTTCTCAACAGCACATGGTATAACAAACTTCTTTACTGCTAAAACAGAAGCAGAAGTTACAGATAAAATGATTGAACAAATTAAAGACTTACACAATGGTGTATATTGAAATAAAGTTGCACAAGTTAATAAATATGAAAAACAAGATAAAAAGCATGCAATGGATGCTGTAAAATTGGCTAACTTGTTGCAATACCAAGGTGCATTAAACGAAGCTCAATTGCGTAACATGCGTTTAGCATTAGACACTGCTTACCATGGTAAAGGTGTAAAAGGACATGAAGACTTGCCAGCAGGTGCTTCAATCAACCAAGTAAGAGAATTCATGAAGAAAAATTCATCACTAGGAATTGGTGACATAACATCAGAATCAAGACGTTACCTATCATATGTTGGTCAAGCAACCTCATATAACTCAGGTAAGGCAGTTATGATGGATCTATATACAAAAGTTCAAAAGAAACTAGGATTAACAAGAAGAGAATTTGTTGAAAAAGATGATCATAAATATGTAAAAGAATTCTTTGATGCTTTATTACGTAATAGTGCATTGCCAATGGATGCCTTAATTAAATCAGTAAGTGCTAAATACGGCCTAACTGTTGAAAAGAAATAG
- the asnA gene encoding aspartate--ammonia ligase — translation MPSSKLSLKDTQFAIEKLKDLFSHQLHRTLNLVRVSAPLFVKTKSGLNDGLNGEKPVVFFADEVEDELQIIHSLAKWKRNALKKYEFGLYEGIYTDMNAIRKQEKLDYKHSIYVDQWDWELIIKKEDRNLKYLKHIVKLIYGALKNTEKSINRIYPVLSQKLAKNIYFISSSHLYNLYPNLSPEEREEAICKEYGSVFIYQIGYNLPDGIPHSKRAFDYDDWMLNGDLIVYDSVNKKALEISSMGIRVDKDSLIKQSNKTEEEIKKLSPYHCDLIEGKLPYTIGGGLGQSRIAMFLLEKHHIGEVQASAWDQKTLDESAKENIIIL, via the coding sequence ATGCCATCATCAAAATTATCATTGAAAGATACCCAATTTGCTATTGAAAAACTAAAAGATCTATTTTCACATCAACTTCATAGAACATTGAATTTGGTCAGGGTTTCAGCGCCATTGTTTGTAAAAACTAAGAGTGGTTTAAATGATGGTCTAAACGGAGAAAAACCAGTTGTATTTTTTGCAGACGAAGTTGAAGACGAATTGCAAATTATTCATTCACTTGCCAAATGAAAAAGAAATGCTTTAAAGAAATATGAATTTGGATTGTATGAAGGAATATATACAGATATGAATGCTATAAGAAAACAAGAAAAATTAGATTATAAACATTCAATATATGTAGACCAATGAGACTGAGAGTTAATTATAAAAAAAGAAGATAGAAATTTAAAATATTTAAAACATATTGTTAAGTTAATTTATGGAGCATTAAAAAATACTGAAAAATCTATTAATAGAATCTATCCTGTTTTGAGTCAAAAGTTAGCTAAAAATATTTATTTTATTAGTTCTAGCCATTTGTATAATCTTTATCCAAACCTAAGTCCCGAAGAACGCGAAGAAGCAATTTGCAAAGAATATGGTTCTGTTTTTATTTATCAAATAGGATACAATTTACCTGATGGAATTCCACATTCAAAAAGAGCATTCGACTATGATGATTGAATGTTGAATGGGGATTTAATTGTTTATGATTCAGTAAATAAAAAAGCATTGGAAATTAGCAGTATGGGAATTAGAGTTGATAAAGATTCTTTAATTAAACAATCAAATAAAACCGAAGAAGAAATTAAAAAATTGAGTCCATATCATTGTGATTTAATAGAAGGCAAATTGCCATATACGATTGGTGGTGGCCTAGGCCAAAGTAGAATTGCAATGTTTCTATTAGAAAAACATCATATTGGTGAAGTTCAAGCATCTGCATGAGATCAAAAAACCCTAGATGAATCAGCAAAAGAAAACATTATAATTTTATAA
- the cypl gene encoding ABC transporter thiamine pyrophosphate-binding lipoprotein p37/Cypl, producing the protein MLKFKKYLLIGAAVLPAMVGASVLSSSCVDKISNNAKTYQNLKFSINKPWSEASNKDNFFYEVINKINENKKGYKVNNATLHYLDDNVDFIKELQKGTADIACLTPTVYNLEKDKSNIHPFLQTMTRAFVFDQDFNAQYSNGLDDDPLRKIAQSAFDLFNKKPFENWDDKEYKWNGSIYESFYAKKDKLVDYYRGLVAIWGTQEELKAIKEAWNKKDWKTFRNFGIMHGSSSSGSKYLLQEALFKKHFNLKGNEFKSFLEDKQGNETKYIKGKIKNIGKGAFSKYHIVFDDLGSFAYTHSKGSAIYKLDDKNSKIEFLTVTEPLKYNIFATSSNIPKELREIIANAMVEVWKEGKDTYGPTVGFNGYKIINDPMKEVILPYKNVFNIN; encoded by the coding sequence ATGCTAAAATTTAAAAAATATTTGCTTATAGGGGCAGCGGTATTGCCTGCAATGGTTGGAGCATCAGTTTTATCTTCATCATGCGTTGATAAAATTTCAAACAATGCTAAAACTTACCAAAATTTAAAATTTTCAATTAACAAGCCTTGAAGTGAAGCAAGCAATAAAGATAATTTCTTTTATGAAGTTATTAATAAAATTAATGAAAATAAAAAAGGTTATAAAGTCAACAACGCAACGTTACATTATTTAGATGATAATGTTGATTTTATAAAAGAATTACAAAAAGGAACTGCTGATATCGCATGTTTAACACCAACGGTGTACAATCTAGAAAAAGATAAATCAAATATTCATCCATTTTTGCAAACAATGACAAGAGCGTTTGTTTTTGATCAAGATTTTAACGCTCAATATTCAAATGGTCTAGATGATGATCCACTAAGAAAAATAGCTCAATCAGCATTTGATTTATTTAACAAAAAACCTTTTGAAAATTGAGATGATAAGGAATATAAATGAAATGGTTCAATCTATGAATCGTTCTATGCAAAAAAAGACAAATTAGTTGATTATTATAGAGGGTTGGTTGCTATTTGAGGAACACAAGAAGAACTTAAAGCAATAAAAGAAGCTTGGAATAAAAAAGATTGAAAAACATTTAGAAATTTTGGAATAATGCATGGAAGTAGTTCTAGTGGTTCAAAATACTTGCTTCAAGAAGCATTATTTAAAAAACATTTTAATTTAAAAGGAAATGAATTTAAATCATTTTTAGAAGATAAACAAGGAAACGAAACAAAATACATCAAAGGTAAGATTAAAAATATTGGAAAAGGTGCATTTTCTAAATACCATATTGTTTTTGATGACCTTGGATCTTTTGCATATACTCATAGTAAAGGCAGCGCAATCTATAAATTGGATGACAAAAATTCAAAAATTGAATTTTTAACAGTTACCGAACCTTTAAAATATAACATTTTTGCTACATCATCAAATATTCCAAAAGAATTAAGGGAAATAATTGCAAATGCAATGGTCGAAGTTTGAAAGGAAGGCAAAGATACATATGGGCCTACTGTTGGATTCAATGGTTACAAGATAATAAATGATCCAATGAAGGAAGTTATATTGCCTTATAAAAATGTATTCAATATAAATTAG
- the metK gene encoding methionine adenosyltransferase — protein sequence MKKLLTSESVGAGHPDKICDQISDAILDSLLANDPYARVACDVLANNNIIYIGGQITTKAYSDTIKEAWKVLKPLGYDENDFNIINGIAPQSADIALGVNKEEDHELGAGDQGIIFGYATNENEFYMPWPIVLAHELLKRAEFLRRQNQFPYAKSDMKSQVTLEYDDESNKITVKKVLMSIQHAENANLKEFKDFIKKNIVDYVLKEFNFNLDYDLLINPTGRFVIGGPVGDTGLTGRKIIVDTYGGFAHHGGGAFSGKDATKIDRSAAYMARYIAKNLVAAKIANKIEIQLSYAIGLPRPQSIYINSFNSSKYNDEQIADIIEHVFDLSVEQIIKKLDLLKPIYLQTATYGHFGRNDLNLSWEKLDSVDQIKEYVAKKYQN from the coding sequence ATGAAAAAATTATTAACATCAGAAAGTGTAGGGGCAGGTCACCCTGATAAAATATGCGACCAAATTAGTGATGCAATATTAGATAGTTTGTTGGCAAATGATCCATATGCAAGAGTAGCTTGCGATGTTTTGGCAAACAACAACATCATCTACATAGGAGGTCAAATAACTACAAAGGCATATTCTGACACAATTAAAGAAGCATGAAAGGTATTGAAACCATTAGGATATGATGAAAATGATTTTAATATAATTAATGGTATTGCTCCACAAAGTGCCGATATTGCTTTGGGTGTCAATAAAGAAGAAGACCATGAATTGGGTGCTGGTGATCAAGGGATTATTTTTGGATATGCAACTAATGAAAATGAATTCTATATGCCTTGACCAATAGTTTTAGCACATGAGCTTCTTAAGCGCGCTGAATTTTTAAGAAGACAAAATCAATTTCCATATGCAAAAAGTGACATGAAAAGCCAAGTAACATTAGAATATGATGATGAAAGCAATAAAATAACTGTTAAAAAAGTTTTAATGTCAATTCAACATGCTGAAAATGCAAATTTAAAAGAATTTAAAGATTTTATAAAGAAAAATATTGTTGATTATGTGTTAAAAGAATTTAATTTTAATTTGGATTATGATTTATTGATTAATCCGACTGGCAGATTTGTAATTGGTGGCCCTGTTGGAGATACTGGGCTTACAGGAAGAAAAATAATTGTTGATACATACGGCGGTTTTGCTCACCATGGTGGAGGAGCATTTTCAGGAAAAGATGCTACAAAAATAGATAGGTCTGCTGCTTATATGGCAAGGTATATTGCTAAAAATTTAGTTGCTGCTAAGATAGCAAACAAAATTGAAATTCAATTGTCTTATGCAATAGGCTTGCCACGTCCTCAATCTATTTATATAAATTCTTTTAATTCATCAAAATATAATGATGAACAAATTGCTGACATTATTGAACATGTATTTGATTTAAGCGTTGAACAAATTATAAAAAAATTAGATTTATTAAAGCCAATATATCTACAAACTGCAACATATGGACATTTTGGACGAAACGACCTTAATTTAAGTTGAGAAAAGCTTGATAGTGTTGATCAAATTAAAGAATATGTTGCTAAAAAATATCAAAATTAA